The Mangrovimonas cancribranchiae nucleotide sequence GTCATTACACAAATTATTTTAAAGGGATACCGCATTTTAAAGAATACCGAATGAAAATGGTTACTAGCGATGATTCAAAAGATGTATTTGCTGCGCTTGATGAGGTGCTAGAAAACTTTAAAGACTATCAGTTTGTGTCTTAATTAATTTCAATTAGAGGTTTTGAAATTCTACTTGATGCAATTTTTGAGGCAAGTATACCAAGAACAGAAATAGTAATAAAAACCAAAATAAGATTTTCCCATTTTATTGTCATTGGATAGGGAAGAGAAGGTGTTATCATAACCAAAGAAAATGCTTTTTGTAAGCTGACAATAATGTAGCCTATAGTCAACCCTAAAATACCACCTAAAACCGACATTAAACTTCCTTGGTAAAAAAAGATTTGTCGTATGTGTTTTAGTGTTGCTCCTGTACTATAAAGTGTTTTAAGATTACTTTTTTTGTCAAGAATCATCATAATTATAGAGCCAATAACATTAAAAAGCGCGATAATTAAAACTAGAGTAAAAATGAGGTAAACAGCCAAATTTTCGGTGTTTAGCATTTTGTATAAAGCGTCGTTTAATTGAGCTTTATTTTTTAGTGTAACCTTATCGCCTAAAACTGAAAGAATTTCAGCTCTTGCTTCTTCTTCTGTAGCGTCTGGATTAAGTTTAAACTCAATATAAGAATAACTATTCTCAGGAACTTCTAAAAGCGCTTTAGCCATGTTAATAGGCGTGTAAATATATTTATCGTTTAAAGCTTCATTTACATCAAAAATACCAACATTTACCGCATGAAAAGAGTTGTAAGCATCTTTAAGCGACTTAATTTGTCCTTTTCCAGGTTTTGGTACGTAAAGGTTTAGCTTTTTTCCATAGTCTAAAACCCCAATAGAAAGTGAGTTGGAAATACCTAAACCTGTAACCACTTGATTAGATTTTGAAGTTAACCAATTGCCATAAAAAATAACAGAATCTATGGCAGTTACGGTTTGATAGTTTTCATCAACACCTTTTATATAGGCATTTGGATAGTGTCTGTTTTCATAAGCAACAAATACTCTTTCTTCAATAACTTTTGAATAAGCAGTGATTGTTTTTAGCTTATCAAGTTTATTCGCTTCTTTGTTAGTTAGTTTAAAATACTTTCCTGTTGCCGATTGCGCTTTAAGATCGGGGTCTATAATAGAGGTGAATTCTAAAGTAAAATCTTTTAATCCAGCAAATCCAGAAAGCACAATAAATAACGCAGCCGATCCCATAACAATACCTATAGTAGCAATAATAGTAATGTAGTTTATGGCATTATTGGAACTTTTGGTAAATAGGTAACGCTTGGCGATGTAAAGGGAAAAATTCAATTACGATTTTTTTCGTTTATCTAAA carries:
- a CDS encoding FtsX-like permease family protein — its product is MNFSLYIAKRYLFTKSSNNAINYITIIATIGIVMGSAALFIVLSGFAGLKDFTLEFTSIIDPDLKAQSATGKYFKLTNKEANKLDKLKTITAYSKVIEERVFVAYENRHYPNAYIKGVDENYQTVTAIDSVIFYGNWLTSKSNQVVTGLGISNSLSIGVLDYGKKLNLYVPKPGKGQIKSLKDAYNSFHAVNVGIFDVNEALNDKYIYTPINMAKALLEVPENSYSYIEFKLNPDATEEEARAEILSVLGDKVTLKNKAQLNDALYKMLNTENLAVYLIFTLVLIIALFNVIGSIIMMILDKKSNLKTLYSTGATLKHIRQIFFYQGSLMSVLGGILGLTIGYIIVSLQKAFSLVMITPSLPYPMTIKWENLILVFITISVLGILASKIASSRISKPLIEIN